From Apium graveolens cultivar Ventura chromosome 9, ASM990537v1, whole genome shotgun sequence, the proteins below share one genomic window:
- the LOC141682914 gene encoding uncharacterized protein LOC141682914, with product MFTFIYKHMLKNKNATVIASLNSTHLCFLNSTHRHLSENVSSKLTCIKALFENYGFTDTQVSKLLEKYPFMLSLNVDRAKAKLDFLHSYGFKSRDLCQILAANGYVMRRSLDAYIKPSCEILKGLLKDCKSVIVLVKKHPRVMKYDLSKAVVPNIELLRHYGVPNSRILAMLKQQPTSLLNSANRFKIIVREIREMGFDPGKSPFLGAINVWSGLSKETRERKWDLFRMWGWSDDEILLAFKKQPTMMMTAEEKIQRVMDFLVNKMGWNASEVASYPNAIMHSFEKWTMPRCLVVQFLLSKGVLKDLTLRSFIKLRGDKFRKQYVDRFCVKFPQVLNLYGVTEDNRLKLQLQFLHRGGNSSYLSKKVSFELTSKNSSNLSEKLSSKLTSKNSSNISVDVSSKLTSIKGLFENYGFTDTQFSKLFDKHPSIVSLNIGKVKPKLDYLHSFGFTSNDLCEMLEADLRILQRGLKNRIIPSCELLKSFLKDNVSVVVAVKRYLRVFSYDISKTLIPNFNLLLNLGVPEYRILVLLRDQTGNLIQPTEKFKAIIDETKELGLDPEKRSFFDAVRLFYSLRKSTRERKWELFRKWGWSDEEILSAVRKQPFMMTASEEKIERVMDFLVNKIGWSISQISYRPLVIMHSLEKWTMPRCLVVKFLLSKGVLKNNLTLSSFIVLSEENFKKRFVDEFCVNFPEVITLYGGA from the coding sequence ATGTTTACCTTTATATACAAACATATGCTCAAGAATAAGAATGCTACTGTTATTGCTTCTTTAAATTCAACCCATTTGTGTTTCTTGAATTCAACCCATAGACATTTGTCTGAAAATGTTAGCTCTAAACTCACATGTATTAAGGCCCTTTTCGAGAATTATGGATTTACTGATACCCAAGTTTCGAAACTACTCGAAAAGTACCCATTTATGTTATCTTTGAATGTTGATAGAGCCAAAGCCAAATTAGACTTTTTACATTCTTATGGGTTTAAGTCCAGGGACCTTTGTCAAATACTAGCAGCTAATGGATATGTTATGAGGCGCAGTTTAGACGCTTATATTAAACCATCTTGTGAGATTTTGAAGGGTTTGCTTAAAGATTGTAAGAGCGTAATTGTTTTGGTTAAGAAGCACCCCAGGGTGATGAAGTACGATTTGAGTAAAGCAGTAGTACCTAATATTGAATTGTTGCGACATTATGGGGTTCCGAATTCTAGGATTTTGGCAATGCTAAAGCAACAGCCGACCAGTTTACTAAATAGTGCCAACAGGTTTAAAATTATTGTTAGAGAAATTAGGGAAATGGGGTTTGATCCAGGGAAGAGTCCCTTTTTAGGTGCAATCAATGTGTGGAGTGGATTAAGCAAAGAGACTCGAGAGCGAAAATGGGATCTGTTTAGGATGTGGGGCTGGTCAGATGATGAGATTCTTTTGGCATTTAAGAAGCAGCCTACTATGATGATGACTGCTGAGGAGAAGATTCAGCGGGTCATGGATTTTTTGGTTAACAAAATGGGATGGAACGCATCAGAGGTGGCATCTTATCCTAATGCTATTATGCATAGCTTCGAAAAGTGGACTATGCCACGGTGTTTGGTTGTTCAATTTTTGTTGTCAAAGGGTGTACTGAAGGACTTGACCTTGCGTTCGTTCATAAAACTGCGTGGGGATAAATTTAGAAAACAGTATGTTGATAGATTCTGTGTGAAATTTCCTCAAGTGCTTAATTTGTACGGGGTAACAGAGGATAATAGACTGAAGTTGCAGCTCCAGTTTCTTCACAGGGGGGGGAATTCTTCTTATTTGTCTAAAAAAGTTAGTTTTGAACTCACTTCAAAAAATTCTTCTAATTTGTCTGAAAAACTTAGTTCTAAACTCACTTCTAAAAATTCTTCTAATATTTCTGTAGATGTTAGTTCTAAACTCACTTCTATTAAGGGCCTTTTCGAGAATTATGGATTCACTGATACCCAATTTTCGAAATTGTTCGACAAGCACCCGTCAATCGTATCTTTAAATATAGGTAAAGTCAAACCTAAGTTGGACTATTTACATTCCTTTGGATTTACATCTAATGACCTTTGTGAAATGCTCGAGGCTGATCTTAGAATTCTTCAACGTGGTTTAAAAAATCGTATTATACCATCTTGCGAGCTCCTAAAAAGTTTTCTTAAAGATAATGTGAGTGTGGTTGTCGCGGTTAAGAGATATTTAAGGGTTTTTAGCTATGATATAAGTAAGACTTTAATACCTAATTTTAATTTGCTATTAAATCTCGGGGTGCCTGAATATAGGATTCTGGTGTTGTTAAGGGACCAAACTGGAAATTTGATACAACCAACAGAGAAATTTAAAGCGATTATTGACGAAACTAAGGAACTTGGGTTGGATCCAGAAAAGAGAAGTTTTTTTGATGCAGTTCGCCTGttttattctttaagaaaatcaACTCGGGAGCGGAAGTGGGAATTGTTTAGGAAGTGGGGTTGGTCAGACGAAGAAATTCTTTCGGCTGTTAGGAAACAGCCCTTTATGATGACAGCTTCAGAGGAGAAGATAGAACGGGTAATGGACTTTTTAGTTAACAAAATAGGATGGAGTATATCACAGATTTCATATCGTCCCCTTGTTATTATGCATAGCTTGGAAAAGTGGACTATGCCGCGGTGTTTGGTTGTGAAGTTTTTGTTGTCAAAGGGTGTACTAAAGAATAACTTGACCTTGAGTTCGTTCATAGTACTGAGTGAGGAGAACTTTAAAAAAAGGTTTGTGGATGAATTCTGTGTGAATTTTCCGGAAGTGATTACTTTGTATGGAGGTGCGTAG